From a single Sorghum bicolor cultivar BTx623 chromosome 5, Sorghum_bicolor_NCBIv3, whole genome shotgun sequence genomic region:
- the LOC110435891 gene encoding classical arabinogalactan protein 9-like, which yields MRAALLSASGAEEQEEPVKEVAEVEHGLLTPIQTEPHPPRLPPPRLHRASIRRASTAPPSAAPPPRLPPPPPVSSASPAVGARLAFCARPASISARPRRAAPPPRHPPTVPIYTATLFSTAPAVFTAALVSTAPPTFQPAAPYAPTVSACCPLSPEP from the exons ATGCGAGCGGCGCTGCTGTCCGCCTCAGGGgcggaggagcaggaggagcctGTGAAGGAGGTGGCGGAGGTGGAGCACGGCCTCCT CACACCGATTCAGACAGAACCGCATCCACCGCGCCTGCCTCCGCCGCGCCTCCACCGCGCCTCCATCCGCCGCGCCTCCACCGCGCCTCCCTCCGCCGCGCCTCCACCGCGGCTGCCTCCGCCGCCTCCCGTCTCCAGCGCGTCGCCGGCCGTGGGCGCGCGGCTGGCCTTTTGCGCGCGGCCAGCTTCCATCTCGGCGCGACCACGCCGCGCAGCGCCTCCACCGCGCCATCCGCCCACCGTGCCGATCTACACTGCGACGCTCTTCTCCACTGCGCCGGCCGTGTTCACCGCGGCGCTCGTCTCCACCGCGCCTCCAACCTTCCAGCCTGCCGCCCCGTACGCCCCCACCGTGTCTGCGTGCTGCCCTTTGTCACCGGAACCCTAG